Proteins encoded together in one Carya illinoinensis cultivar Pawnee chromosome 3, C.illinoinensisPawnee_v1, whole genome shotgun sequence window:
- the LOC122303465 gene encoding UDP-glucuronate:xylan alpha-glucuronosyltransferase 1, with the protein MRGAMGTSTSAVESRHRLSASIEDVYKKRFSKSKAKPLHISIQDRSSRCKFSLLKLVLLVIVSGAFVKLLHSPDVYNSNGLAHSGSRSSFVDRWIWGGRDPRYRSNVDIEWDDIMKVLEKVTENHEKWGIGLVNFNNREIDHWKQLIPDAKHIVMHLDYAAKNVTWDSLYPEWIDEEEETEVPICPSLPKFDAPGIRLNLIAVKLPCRNEGNWSRDVGRLHLQLAAADLAASFKGLYPVHLLFITKCFPIPNLFTCKELVARQGNAWLYKPGLHALREKVRLPVGSCELALPLRGNELIYSRNMHREAYATILHSAHVYVCGAIAAAQSIRMSGSTRDLVILVDETISAYHRSGLEAAGWKIKTIQRIRNPKAEKDAYNEWNYSKFRLWQLTDYDKIIFIDADLLILRNIDFLFGMPEISATGNNGTLFNSGVMVVEPSNCTFQLLMDHINEIESYNGGDQGYLNEIFTWWHRIPKHMNFLKHFWVGDEEEVKEMKTKLFGSEPPILYVLHYLGVKPWLCFRDYDCNWNVDIFQEFASDVAHERWWKVHDAMPVLLQQFCLLRSKQKAQLEWDRMQAEKANYTDGHWNIKVRDRRLKKCIDNICSWKNMLKHWGETNWTDDASFTPTPPAISTASLPVV; encoded by the exons ATGAGAGGAGCAATGGGTACTTCCACAAGTGCTGTTGAGTCTCGACATCGTTTATCTGCATCAAT TGAAGACGTATACAAAAAAAGATTTTCAAAGAGCAAAGCTAAGCCTTTACATATATCCATTCAAGATAGAAGTTCAAGATGCAAGTTTTCTCTGCTGAAACTTGTCCTCCTAGTTATCGTATCTGGAGCATTTGTAAAACTCCTACACTCTCCAGACGTTTACAACAGCAATGGGTTAGCACATTCTGGTTCTAG GTCAAGTTTTGTGGACAGGTGGATATGGGGTGGTCGAGATCCTCGGTATCGATCAAATGTAGACATTGAGTGGGATGACATTATGAAAGTTCTGGAAAAGGTGACTGAGAATCATGAAAAATGGGGAATCGGTCTTGTAAACTTCAATAACCGTGAAATCGATCACTGGAAGCAGCTTATTCCTGATGCCAAACACATTGTTATGCACTTGGACTACGCTGCAAAAAATGTGACATGGGATTCCTTATATCCAGAATGGATtgatgaggaagaagaaacTGAAGTACCCATTTGCCCATCTCTACCAAAGTTTGATGCCCCAGGAATCCGACTTAATCTTATAGCTGTTAAGCTTCCTTGTCGGAACGAGGGGAATTGGTCCAGAGATGTAGGTCGGCTGCACTTGCAGCTTGCAGCTGCTGATCTAGCAGCCTCCTTCAAAGGCTTGTATCCTGTGCATTTGCTTTTCATTACCAAGTGCTTCCCTATACCAAATCTGTTTACTTGCAAGGAACTTGTTGCACGTCAGGGGAATGCATGGCTATACAAACCAGGCCTGCATGCGCTAAGAGAAAAAGTTCGTCTCCCAGTAGGCTCTTGCGAGCTTGCACTTCCTCTCAGGGGCAATG AGCTGATTTACTCAAGAAATATGCACCGAGAAGCATATGCAACGATTCTACATTCAGCTCATGTTTATGTTTGTGGAGCCATTGCTGCTGCCCAAAGCATCCGCATGTCTGGCTCCACAAGAGACCTTGTCATACTTGTGGATGAAACGATCAGTGCCTATCACAGAAGTGGACTTGAAGCAGCAGGTTGGAAGATCAAGACAATCCAGAGGATCAGGAACCCAAAAGCTGAGAAAGATGCCTATAACGAATGGAATTACAGCAAGTTCCGGTTATGGCAGTTAACAGATTATGACAAGATCATTTTCATCGATGCTGATTTGCTCATACTCAGAAACATTGATTTCTTATTTGGGATGCCCGAAATTTCTGCAACGGGGAACAATGGCACTCTCTTTAACTCCGGTGTCATGGTTGTTGAACCTTCAAACTGCACTTTCCAGCTTTTGATGGATCACATCAATGAGATTGAGTCGTATAATGGGGGGGACCAAGGATACTTGAACGAGATTTTCACATGGTGGCATAGGATTCCAAAACACATGAATTTCTTGAAGCATTTCTGGGTTGGTGACGAAGAAGAAGTTAAGGAGATGAAAACTAAGCTCTTTGGCTCCGAGCCTCCAATTCTTTATGTCCTTCACTATCTGGGAGTGAAGCCATGGCTGTGCTTCCGTGATTATGATTGTAATTGGAATGTTGATATATTCCAAGAATTTGCAAGTGACGTTGCACACGAAAGGTGGTGGAAAGTACATGATGCAATGCCTGTGCTATTGCAGCAGTTCTGCCTCTTGAGATCAAAGCAAAAGGCGCAGCTAGAATGGGACCGTATGCAAGCCGAGAAAGCAAACTACACAGACGGGCATTGGAACATTAAAGTTAGAGATCGACGTTTAAAGAAATGCATAGACAATATCTGCTCCTGGAAGAACATGTTGAAGCACTGGGGTGAGACAAATTGGACAGATGATGCGTCTTTTACTCCAACACCACCTGCAATTTCTACCGCATCTCTCCCTGTCGTGTGA
- the LOC122303463 gene encoding 50S ribosomal protein L17-like translates to MTKFRKLSRPTGHRMSMLRTMVSQLVKHERIETTVAKAKEIRRLADNMVQLGKEGSLCAARRAAAFVRGDDVIHKLFTELAYRYKDREGGYTRLLRTRIRVGDAAPMAYIEFIDRDNELRQAKPPNPQPPQKAPLDPWTISRVSKQFAPPKEDISASEI, encoded by the exons ATGACCAAGTTCAGGAAGCTAAGTCGACCCACGGGTCACCGAATGTCCATGCTCAG gacaATGGTGTCCCAATTGGTGAAACACGAGCGCATCGAAACCACTGTTGCTAAG GCAAAAGAAATTCGGCGCCTTGCAGATAATATGGTGCAGCTTGGAAAAGAG GGTTCCCTCTGTGCTGCTAGGCGCGCTGCTGCTTTTGTGCGAGGTGATGATGTCATTCACAAGCTATTCACCGAACTGGCTTATCGATACAA AGATAGAGAAGGTGGATATACAAGACTGCTACGGACTCGTATACGAGTTGGTGATGCTGCCCCAATGGCATATATTGA GTTTATTGACCGAGATAATGAACTTAGGCAAGCAAAGCCCCCCAATCCTCAACCACCTCAGAAAGCGCCCCTCGATCCCTGGACAATATCTAGGGTCAGCAAGCAGTTTGCACCACCAAAGGAGGATATATCGGCGTCTGAGATATGA
- the LOC122303749 gene encoding uncharacterized protein LOC122303749, which produces MIHALQTPAHTYLSFFLIQEKKTSTPSREREIMSSLEEERLAQMVEEFIESESSSSIFSASSKCPPNHHTQYLTLQEILGSGTEAEAEVLESVSRHMGSIKDAEKTTSLKKWLVMRLKMDGCEASLCQTSWVTSLGCPAGDYEYIDIKMKAENGDSRRLIVDMDFKSQFELARPTQTYKELTDALPYIFIGTEEKLNKIISLLCSAAKQSLRERGLHIPPWRTTTYMQSKWLSDHHKTPDAEKRELAKAGAGAYGYSTNKWTPSPPMVIKPKPRRNLGGGSGLSSQFSEMSINCC; this is translated from the exons ATGATCCATGCTCTACAAACCCCAGCTCATACTTATCTAAGCTTTTTTCTAATCCAGGAAAAGAAAACCTCAACTccatctagagagagagagatcatgagTAGCTTAGAAGAGGAAAGACTGGCTCAGATGGTAGAGGAGTTTATAGAATCAGAATCATCATCATCCATTTTTTCTGCTTCCTCAAAGTGTCCTCCTAATCATCATACCCAATATCTCACTTTACAG GAGATTCTTGGGAGTGGGACAGAAGCTGAGGCTGAGGTGCTTGAGAGTGTGTCGAGGCATATGGGCAGCATAAAGGATGCTGAGAAAACCACCAGTCTGAAAAAGTGGCTTGTCATGAGGCTCAAAATGGATGGCTGTGAGGCTTCTCTGTGTCAAACATCTTGGGTCACTTCCTTGGGATGCCCTGCTG GTGATTATGAATACATcgatattaaaatgaaagctgaGAATGGTGATTCGAGGAGGCTTATTGTGGACATGGACTTCAAGTCACAGTTTGAGCTTGCAAGGCCAACGCAAACCTACAAGGAGCTCACAGACGCACTCCCATACATCTTTATTGGGACCGAGGAAAAGCTTAACAAGATAATCTCTCTTCTATGCTCAGCTGCCAAACAGTCCCTTAGAGAGAGGGGCCTCCACATACCCCCATGGAGGACTACCACTTACATGCAGTCTAAGTGGCTCTCAGACCATCACAAAACCCCTGATGCAGAGAAGAGGGAATTAGCAAAAGCTGGTGCTGGTGCATATGGCTATAGTACTAATAAGTGGACACCTTCACCTCCAATGGTGATCAAGCCTAAGCCTAGGAGAAATTTGGGTGGAGGGTCGGGCTTGTCTAGTCAGTTTTCTGAGATGAGCATAAATTGTTGCTGA